In one Cytobacillus sp. IB215665 genomic region, the following are encoded:
- a CDS encoding S-Ena type endospore appendage, translated as MVQIFQDPCCDRKGSGCDKIKATDKFCCKFNVASIDEDNPTILFETAGCAFVTACFKIENVSDTDEITIFVNGNETTTVLPCSCTTGVIQGCGLVIAAITDNSSGADPVATPGKIDIKLFYDIHDS; from the coding sequence ATGGTTCAAATTTTTCAAGATCCTTGTTGTGATCGTAAAGGGTCTGGATGCGACAAAATAAAAGCTACTGACAAATTTTGTTGTAAATTTAATGTAGCTAGTATTGATGAAGATAACCCAACAATACTCTTTGAAACAGCTGGATGTGCATTCGTAACAGCTTGTTTTAAAATTGAAAATGTGTCAGATACTGATGAGATAACAATATTCGTTAATGGTAATGAAACTACCACTGTTCTACCATGCTCATGCACGACTGGTGTCATACAGGGATGTGGATTAGTGATAGCTGCTATAACCGATAATTCTTCAGGGGCAGATCCAGTAGCAACACCTGGTAAGATAGACATAAAACTATTTTATGATATTCATGATAGTTAA
- a CDS encoding M15 family metallopeptidase, whose amino-acid sequence MKFFTLSRLFITSTFIGILLISGCSNGSVNLQDEEVIATEGTETVEENVSDQENESLQGNLTDEEEIETATDDEAQQGEDQDKQSSNNSEDLVSLEQFNNVIEEQNGLKVIMNPENILSIVNKGQSLPSDYIPDDLVVPNVTFSFGDQVLEKSYLRSEAALALEEMFKQASQENITLYAVSGYRSFERQNELFTAEVAKYGKEKASQAVAVPGHSEHQTGLTMDISSQSVNFLLTTDFADTIEGQWVENNAHLFGFIVRYPKDKVDITGYQYEPWHIRYVGKDVAKVLYDNNIILDSILNE is encoded by the coding sequence ATGAAATTTTTTACACTATCAAGATTATTTATTACTTCGACATTCATTGGAATACTGTTAATTTCAGGTTGTTCAAATGGAAGTGTAAATTTGCAAGATGAAGAAGTAATAGCTACAGAAGGAACGGAGACCGTAGAAGAAAACGTCTCTGACCAAGAAAACGAAAGTCTGCAAGGAAATCTAACAGATGAAGAAGAAATTGAAACGGCAACAGATGATGAAGCCCAACAAGGCGAAGACCAAGACAAACAATCGTCCAATAATAGCGAGGACCTGGTTTCCTTAGAACAATTTAACAATGTCATAGAAGAGCAAAATGGGCTTAAAGTGATTATGAATCCAGAAAATATATTATCCATCGTCAATAAGGGACAAAGCTTACCTAGCGATTATATTCCTGATGACTTGGTGGTACCGAATGTAACATTCTCATTTGGAGACCAAGTACTAGAAAAAAGCTACTTACGATCGGAAGCTGCTCTTGCCTTAGAAGAAATGTTTAAGCAAGCATCTCAAGAAAATATTACTTTATATGCTGTTTCTGGCTATCGTTCATTTGAAAGACAAAATGAACTATTTACCGCTGAGGTGGCTAAGTATGGAAAAGAAAAAGCATCACAGGCTGTTGCTGTCCCAGGTCATAGCGAACATCAAACAGGGCTAACAATGGATATAAGTAGTCAAAGTGTAAACTTTTTATTAACAACTGATTTTGCTGATACAATCGAAGGTCAATGGGTTGAAAATAACGCTCATTTATTTGGCTTTATTGTTAGATATCCAAAAGACAAAGTAGATATCACGGGCTATCAATACGAGCCTTGGCATATCCGTTATGTGGGGAAGGATGTTGCTAAAGTGTTATATGATAATAATATTATTCTCGATAGTATCTTGAATGAATAA
- a CDS encoding response regulator transcription factor produces MFEGEVIDFIHRLVDTKNINKRIELMLRGSLIYFPFERASIFSYSQLSFIGEGVMRVDADGVYPITYIREDVRTIPPIQAAITRNKAHYLFLDQLRKFIPNRYIDQFELSSLLVIPLSYLRNVFGCVLIDRYVGTKPIDNSLITNVMEYYQLAVHSVNKSESLTDILSRREVQTLQFLSNGYSTKEIAILLKISEFTTRDYISSAIKKLNVNHRTEAVAVALREKIIH; encoded by the coding sequence ATGTTTGAAGGAGAGGTAATTGATTTTATTCATCGTTTAGTAGACACGAAAAACATTAATAAGAGAATTGAATTAATGCTCAGAGGTAGTTTGATTTATTTTCCTTTTGAAAGAGCATCTATTTTTTCATATTCTCAACTGAGTTTTATCGGTGAAGGTGTAATGCGAGTAGATGCTGATGGTGTTTATCCTATAACCTATATTCGAGAAGATGTAAGAACAATACCTCCTATTCAAGCGGCAATTACAAGAAATAAAGCGCATTACTTATTTCTTGATCAACTTCGAAAATTCATACCTAACAGGTATATTGATCAATTTGAGCTTTCATCCTTATTAGTTATTCCATTAAGCTACTTACGAAATGTTTTTGGCTGTGTTCTTATTGACAGATATGTTGGTACAAAGCCAATAGACAATAGTCTCATAACGAATGTTATGGAATATTACCAATTAGCAGTGCACTCTGTTAACAAATCCGAATCGCTAACTGACATATTAAGCAGAAGAGAGGTTCAAACACTGCAATTTCTATCAAATGGGTATAGTACTAAGGAAATAGCAATTTTATTAAAAATAAGCGAATTTACAACGAGAGATTATATTAGCTCTGCAATAAAAAAACTTAACGTAAATCATCGTACAGAAGCTGTTGCTGTTGCATTACGCGAAAAAATTATTCATTAG
- a CDS encoding S-Ena type endospore appendage, translated as MGEVHVNPSCDKGSGCDKTITTDRFCCQFTVDKEEKSEPTILYKTLGCASVTACFKIENQSDQESIIIMIDGDESHTITVLPCSCITGVVNGLKEVSAILDKYSTSIGCGKIDIKLFYDIHD; from the coding sequence ATGGGTGAAGTACATGTCAACCCAAGCTGTGATAAAGGCTCGGGATGTGATAAAACGATAACAACAGATCGTTTTTGTTGTCAATTTACCGTAGACAAAGAAGAAAAAAGTGAACCAACTATTTTATATAAAACACTAGGGTGTGCAAGTGTTACGGCTTGTTTTAAAATTGAAAACCAATCTGATCAAGAGAGTATTATTATTATGATAGATGGTGACGAATCACATACGATCACTGTTTTACCTTGCTCTTGTATTACAGGAGTAGTTAATGGTTTGAAGGAAGTATCTGCAATACTTGACAAATATTCAACAAGTATAGGTTGCGGGAAAATAGACATAAAACTATTTTACGATATACACGACTAA
- a CDS encoding S-Ena type endospore appendage: MTNIFVDPCIDNKGSGCDKNIATDHFCCQFAVPNHTDTSLYITKGCVEVTSCFKIENTSDENALCVTIRKKGSTNHAHTFEVPPCSCVTHVVEGLKGISAYAMNDSGGATGKIDIKLFYDIHSC; the protein is encoded by the coding sequence ATGACAAATATATTCGTAGATCCGTGCATTGACAATAAAGGTTCAGGGTGTGATAAAAACATTGCGACAGATCATTTTTGCTGTCAATTCGCTGTACCAAACCATACAGACACAAGCTTATACATTACAAAAGGCTGTGTTGAGGTAACGAGCTGTTTTAAAATTGAAAATACGTCTGATGAAAATGCACTATGCGTCACTATTCGCAAAAAGGGTTCAACGAACCATGCACATACATTTGAAGTCCCTCCATGTTCTTGTGTTACACATGTAGTTGAAGGGTTAAAAGGAATTAGCGCTTACGCAATGAACGATTCAGGAGGTGCAACTGGCAAAATTGATATAAAACTTTTTTACGATATTCATAGCTGCTAA
- a CDS encoding catalase family protein — MDNANQVTKFESIPNDEPSLIESMESLLRKKMEKEYTEGNTKRDAHPKHLALLQAQFIIEPNLPDELKVGIFEKPNKYDAWIRISNANGKIQSDTKKDFRGFAVKLIGVKGEKYEKDENETQDFVLMSHPTMPLGTVKLFHDAVYYSLKWNPLVLLLKMTLSGKGDIIKELNNGKKNHSSPLDIRYWSTTPYMFGDNKVVKYSIIPTSTYKSTLPEPLTDRYLTDNIEKHLAKEEASFDFFIQFQKDQQLMPVEDAGVEWKEEDSPFIKVATIKIPPQIFRTKQIDELAEDFTFSPGHALIEHQPIGGINRARVEIYRNLSTYRHERDSRKMVEPHN, encoded by the coding sequence ATGGATAATGCAAATCAAGTAACTAAATTTGAATCAATACCAAATGATGAACCATCTTTAATTGAAAGTATGGAATCATTACTAAGAAAAAAAATGGAGAAGGAATATACTGAAGGAAATACGAAAAGAGATGCGCACCCAAAACACCTCGCATTATTACAGGCTCAGTTTATAATTGAGCCAAATCTTCCTGATGAACTAAAAGTAGGTATTTTTGAAAAACCAAACAAATATGATGCGTGGATTCGTATCTCAAATGCAAATGGTAAAATACAGTCGGATACTAAAAAAGACTTCAGAGGGTTTGCGGTAAAACTAATAGGAGTTAAGGGAGAAAAATATGAGAAGGACGAAAATGAAACCCAAGATTTTGTATTAATGAGCCATCCAACTATGCCATTAGGCACAGTAAAATTATTTCATGACGCTGTTTATTATAGTTTAAAGTGGAATCCACTCGTTTTATTGTTGAAGATGACGTTGTCTGGGAAAGGAGATATTATTAAGGAATTAAATAATGGTAAAAAAAATCATTCATCTCCTTTAGATATCCGCTATTGGAGTACAACTCCTTATATGTTCGGTGATAATAAAGTAGTGAAGTATTCAATCATCCCAACATCTACATATAAAAGTACGTTACCAGAACCTTTAACTGACCGTTATTTAACTGATAATATAGAAAAACATTTAGCTAAAGAGGAGGCTAGTTTTGATTTTTTCATTCAATTTCAAAAAGACCAACAACTTATGCCTGTTGAAGATGCTGGAGTAGAGTGGAAAGAAGAGGATTCTCCATTTATAAAAGTTGCAACTATAAAAATCCCACCACAAATTTTTAGAACGAAGCAAATAGATGAGTTAGCAGAGGATTTTACATTTTCACCTGGACATGCTCTTATTGAACATCAACCCATCGGGGGTATTAACCGTGCTAGAGTAGAAATATATCGTAATTTATCAACATATAGGCATGAAAGAGATAGCAGAAAAATGGTTGAACCGCATAATTAG
- a CDS encoding ArsA family ATPase translates to MDIKKILFVGGKGGVGKSTTAAAIALKLAKNNKRTLIISTDPAHNIGDIFHQQVGHTQREVYSNLFALEIDPQQEADRYIQTVKDNIRETVKPHMLEEVNRQIDLAKCSPGADEAALFDRLVSIIIEKKDKFDHLIIDTAPTGHTLRLLSLPELMTVWMNGMVSRRKKINRNYSQLLNDGEEIEDPIYKILKMRKNRFKEVRDILLNNNVTGYLFVLNAERLPIIETKKAVTLLQDNHFQVETIIVNKVLPDDMSDTFFQQRKQQERVYLDQIKDQFKSQKVMLIPLFNEDIHSFRMLSNFAEQI, encoded by the coding sequence ATGGATATCAAAAAGATTCTTTTTGTAGGAGGCAAAGGTGGGGTAGGGAAATCGACAACAGCTGCTGCCATTGCGTTGAAACTTGCTAAAAATAACAAAAGAACATTAATTATTTCCACAGATCCAGCACATAATATTGGTGATATTTTTCATCAACAAGTAGGACATACACAAAGAGAAGTGTATTCAAACTTATTTGCGCTTGAAATTGATCCACAGCAAGAAGCTGATCGATACATTCAGACAGTTAAGGACAATATAAGGGAAACTGTTAAACCCCACATGCTTGAGGAGGTGAATCGTCAAATCGATTTAGCTAAATGCTCCCCTGGAGCGGATGAAGCAGCATTATTTGACAGATTGGTTTCAATTATCATTGAAAAAAAAGATAAGTTCGATCATTTAATTATTGATACAGCTCCTACAGGACACACACTTAGGTTATTATCGTTACCAGAATTAATGACTGTGTGGATGAACGGAATGGTAAGTCGTCGTAAGAAAATAAACAGAAATTACTCTCAATTACTTAATGACGGTGAGGAAATTGAAGATCCAATATATAAAATTTTAAAAATGAGAAAAAATAGATTTAAAGAAGTTAGAGATATCTTATTAAACAATAATGTTACAGGATATTTGTTCGTGTTAAATGCAGAACGACTTCCAATTATCGAAACTAAAAAAGCTGTAACGTTACTTCAAGATAATCACTTTCAAGTTGAGACAATTATTGTTAATAAAGTGTTACCTGACGATATGTCTGACACTTTTTTTCAACAACGAAAACAACAAGAAAGAGTTTATTTAGATCAAATTAAGGATCAATTTAAATCACAGAAAGTAATGTTAATACCTTTATTTAATGAGGATATACACTCGTTCAGAATGCTTAGTAATTTTGCTGAACAAATTTGA
- a CDS encoding carbon starvation protein A, with product MNSIWLAIFGMVVFALGYRYYSKFIAEKIYRLDSSYVTPAHKYEDGVDFVPTKKSILWGHHFTSVAGAAPIVGPAIAVYWGWLPALLWVVLGTVFAAGVHDFGTLVLSVRHKGQSVGTLTNKLIGKQAKILFLFIILILVLMVNAVFAWVISNLFITFPASVIPVFIEIPLAIWIGYAVYRKKKGMLVPSIIALLIMYATAVLTSKYQILQIDLVRYFGGANNNVLFGLDGVSMAFFVWIIILMVYLYIASILPVWKLLQPRDYINSHQLIVGLFILYGGLLLLRPEITAPMTNTAATDKSWFPLLFITIACGAISGFHGLVSSGTTSKQLDKETDARFVGYLGAIGEGSLALIAIIAVVTFFATPGEFLTAYSSFDNASSGGLSAFIGGAAQLATGLFIPEEIAKTIVTVIVVSFAATSLDTSVRLMRYIISELGYEYKINPLTKTHVATSVAVITSAALILLPKGPNGFGSGGYLLWPLFGTSNQLLAGISLLLISIWLKKQGRNYIVTLAPMLFIIIMTLWAMIQQVVFQWSGYGETDANLLLFILGGVILVFAFWILLIAFSSLTKKDNTNNINTPM from the coding sequence TTGAATAGTATTTGGTTAGCGATATTCGGCATGGTAGTCTTTGCACTCGGTTATCGATATTATTCGAAATTTATAGCGGAGAAAATTTATCGTCTTGACTCTAGCTATGTAACTCCAGCACATAAGTATGAAGACGGTGTTGATTTTGTGCCAACAAAAAAATCAATATTATGGGGCCATCATTTTACTTCGGTAGCGGGTGCTGCACCAATTGTTGGGCCAGCTATAGCTGTTTATTGGGGATGGTTACCTGCATTGCTATGGGTTGTATTGGGAACTGTCTTTGCTGCAGGGGTACATGATTTTGGTACACTCGTTTTATCTGTTCGTCACAAAGGACAATCTGTCGGTACTTTAACGAATAAACTAATCGGGAAGCAAGCTAAGATATTATTTCTATTTATTATCTTAATTTTAGTGCTTATGGTAAATGCAGTTTTTGCTTGGGTTATTTCAAATTTATTTATTACATTTCCAGCCAGTGTTATCCCTGTATTTATTGAAATTCCTCTCGCCATTTGGATAGGGTATGCAGTTTATAGAAAGAAAAAAGGGATGCTTGTACCTTCAATTATTGCGCTTTTGATAATGTACGCAACTGCGGTTTTAACTAGTAAGTATCAAATTCTTCAAATAGATTTAGTGAGATATTTTGGTGGTGCAAATAATAATGTTTTATTTGGACTAGATGGTGTTTCAATGGCATTTTTTGTTTGGATCATCATTTTAATGGTATATTTATATATCGCTTCTATCTTACCAGTTTGGAAGCTATTACAGCCACGAGACTATATTAACTCACATCAACTTATCGTAGGGTTATTTATTTTATATGGTGGACTATTATTATTAAGGCCCGAAATAACGGCGCCTATGACAAATACAGCTGCTACAGATAAATCTTGGTTTCCTCTGTTATTCATCACAATTGCATGTGGTGCTATCTCAGGGTTTCACGGATTGGTTTCGTCAGGTACAACCTCTAAACAGCTAGATAAAGAAACAGATGCTCGTTTTGTTGGTTATTTGGGGGCAATAGGTGAAGGATCGCTAGCGTTGATTGCCATCATTGCAGTCGTGACATTTTTTGCTACACCTGGAGAATTTTTAACTGCTTATAGTAGTTTTGATAATGCTAGTAGCGGAGGTTTAAGTGCGTTTATTGGCGGGGCAGCTCAGCTAGCAACTGGGTTATTTATTCCAGAGGAAATTGCTAAAACGATAGTAACGGTTATCGTCGTAAGCTTTGCGGCAACTTCATTAGATACTTCAGTCCGATTAATGAGATATATTATTTCAGAATTAGGATATGAGTACAAGATAAATCCATTAACAAAGACGCATGTTGCAACATCGGTTGCTGTAATTACAAGTGCAGCTCTAATATTGTTACCTAAAGGTCCGAATGGTTTTGGGTCAGGTGGGTACTTGCTTTGGCCATTGTTTGGTACGTCGAATCAATTATTGGCAGGTATAAGCTTGTTACTTATTTCAATTTGGCTCAAAAAACAAGGGAGAAATTATATTGTTACACTAGCTCCGATGTTGTTCATTATTATTATGACGCTTTGGGCGATGATACAACAAGTCGTTTTTCAGTGGTCTGGATATGGTGAAACAGATGCAAATTTACTTCTATTCATACTAGGTGGAGTTATATTAGTATTCGCTTTTTGGATATTGTTGATTGCCTTCTCTTCATTAACGAAAAAAGACAACACTAATAATATTAATACTCCGATGTAA
- a CDS encoding R2-like ligand-binding oxidase: MVRKHVITTSERGIIEDLLPYRLYQKAKRFGIWNPQDIDFSKDREDWKSLTEVQQEDILRVIAQFQGGEEAVTLDLLPLIMAIAKEGRIEEEMFLTTFLFEEAKHTEFFRNVLNMIGEKGDLSHFHTPTYKKIFFEILPNAMERIVYDQSPEAIAEAATVYNMFVEGVLAETGYYSFYISLDKAGVMPGLMKGIGLLKRDESRHIGYGTYLLQRLISEHPHIFDLVSNKMEELAPLALQLNQEGIAGREMSSFGNPTEETMEYTMKQLSIRMEILSRARGKKIEEIYKTNEADVGVI; encoded by the coding sequence ATGGTAAGAAAACATGTGATTACTACTAGTGAAAGGGGAATTATTGAAGATTTATTGCCATACCGATTATATCAAAAGGCTAAACGGTTTGGAATTTGGAATCCCCAAGATATTGACTTTTCAAAAGATCGAGAAGATTGGAAATCACTTACTGAAGTTCAACAAGAAGATATTCTACGTGTTATTGCTCAATTTCAAGGAGGGGAAGAGGCAGTTACTTTAGATTTACTACCTCTGATCATGGCAATCGCAAAAGAAGGACGTATTGAGGAAGAAATGTTTTTAACTACCTTTCTATTTGAGGAAGCTAAACACACAGAGTTTTTCCGAAATGTACTTAATATGATTGGAGAAAAAGGTGATTTATCTCATTTCCATACACCTACTTATAAGAAGATCTTTTTTGAGATTCTTCCAAATGCAATGGAAAGAATTGTTTACGATCAATCTCCTGAAGCAATTGCAGAGGCTGCCACTGTATATAACATGTTTGTAGAAGGAGTCTTGGCTGAGACAGGGTACTATTCCTTTTACATATCTCTTGACAAAGCAGGGGTTATGCCAGGATTAATGAAAGGAATTGGACTGTTGAAAAGGGATGAGTCCAGACATATAGGGTACGGAACATATTTACTGCAACGCTTAATTTCTGAGCATCCACATATTTTTGATTTAGTAAGTAACAAAATGGAAGAGTTAGCACCACTGGCATTACAGTTGAATCAAGAAGGAATAGCAGGAAGAGAAATGAGCTCTTTTGGAAATCCGACTGAAGAAACAATGGAATATACGATGAAACAACTTAGTATTAGAATGGAGATTCTCTCAAGAGCAAGAGGGAAAAAAATCGAAGAAATATATAAAACGAATGAAGCGGATGTCGGTGTGATATAA
- the deoD gene encoding purine-nucleoside phosphorylase gives MSVHIGAKENEIADKILLPGDPLRAKYIAETFLEDTICYNEVRGMLGFTGTYKGEKISVQGTGMGVPSIAIYINELMQSYNVQTLIRVGTCGAIQKDVKVRDVILAMTSSTDSSMNKIRFGGIDYAPTADFELLKNAYDIGVEKGLNLKAGNVFTADQFYNDNAEFEKWAQYGILAIEMETTALYTLAAKFGRKALSVLTVSDHILTGEETTSEERQTTFNDMIEVALDAAIK, from the coding sequence ATGAGCGTACATATTGGAGCAAAAGAAAATGAAATCGCTGACAAAATATTACTACCAGGAGATCCATTACGTGCTAAGTATATAGCAGAAACATTTTTAGAAGACACTATTTGTTATAACGAAGTACGAGGTATGCTTGGTTTTACAGGGACATATAAGGGAGAAAAAATATCAGTTCAAGGTACAGGTATGGGGGTACCTTCGATTGCTATATATATAAACGAGTTAATGCAAAGCTACAATGTTCAAACATTAATACGTGTAGGAACATGTGGAGCCATCCAAAAAGATGTTAAAGTTCGCGATGTTATTTTAGCGATGACTTCATCTACAGACTCAAGTATGAATAAAATTAGATTTGGTGGGATTGATTATGCACCTACTGCAGACTTTGAACTATTGAAGAATGCATACGATATAGGTGTTGAAAAAGGTTTGAATTTAAAAGCAGGTAATGTCTTTACAGCTGATCAATTCTATAACGATAATGCAGAATTTGAAAAATGGGCTCAGTATGGAATTTTAGCAATTGAAATGGAAACAACTGCTCTATATACGTTAGCTGCTAAATTCGGTCGCAAAGCACTATCAGTCTTAACGGTAAGTGACCATATACTAACAGGAGAAGAAACAACTTCTGAAGAACGCCAAACTACTTTTAACGATATGATTGAAGTTGCACTTGATGCAGCAATTAAGTAA
- a CDS encoding cory-CC-star protein, translated as MDKAWNMLKILIKNYDEMLKLPHRIEIARELRDEDDLFILLCSSELLGVPNPIIYYTLELYPYLIENFHEWHLRMGMEHSPLDGIRCC; from the coding sequence ATGGACAAGGCATGGAATATGTTGAAAATACTCATTAAGAATTATGATGAAATGCTTAAATTACCTCACCGCATAGAAATAGCAAGGGAGCTCAGGGACGAAGATGATTTATTTATATTACTTTGTAGTTCAGAGTTACTGGGTGTACCAAATCCAATTATTTATTACACGCTAGAATTATACCCTTATTTGATAGAAAATTTCCACGAATGGCACTTGCGCATGGGCATGGAGCACTCACCACTAGATGGCATTCGCTGTTGTTAA